In Yersinia enterocolitica subsp. enterocolitica, one DNA window encodes the following:
- the tssF gene encoding type VI secretion system baseplate subunit TssF: MDHKFLDYYNKELTFMREMAQEFADKHPKIAGRLGMHGIEVADPYVERLIESFCFLSARTQIKLDAEFPKFTQRLLDIVYPNYNSPTPSMGVIQLKPNLKEGDLTQGYNVPRGSSFFTHIAPGETTRCEFRSGQDVGLWPLEITEARLSSIPPDMPNLEKHRIAYHRLKGALRIKLKLVGDLQFSQLAGLDRLPIYINGDERIVSHIFELLHASHVATIIRAGHGVTAEDTVISNDALAFEGLSPDQSLLPLSWNIFHGHNLMQEYFTCRQRFYFFTLTQLSKSLSNNHTNEAEIIILLDRLPQELVSHVAPSRFLLNCTPVINLFQKRMDKIEINRALNDFHVVPDRSRPLDYEVFSITKVFGQQAETSKEVVFNPLYQTRHCDNGNFGRYFSITRKPRTSQNNKRKYDTRTPYASTEVFVSLVDQQEAPYGDNLRYLSIEAQVTNRDLPRLITSNGNFELTMSDSAPVHGAHFVFQPSPPRAPFAIDESAWRLIRQLSFNYLPLSDMTHANGGESLRNMLRLFVSASDLESNTQIDALVGCKSEPVIRRLPGNGLLVYGRGICCTLTVDEEGFSGISPYLFGLIMENYLARHAAINVFTETELHSMQRGRVGQWKARPGRRGVL; the protein is encoded by the coding sequence GTGGATCACAAATTTCTTGATTACTATAATAAAGAACTGACTTTTATGCGCGAAATGGCGCAGGAATTCGCCGATAAGCATCCTAAAATAGCGGGCCGCTTAGGCATGCACGGGATTGAAGTTGCCGACCCCTATGTTGAACGCCTGATCGAGTCTTTCTGCTTTCTCTCTGCCAGAACACAAATTAAGCTGGATGCCGAATTCCCCAAATTTACTCAGCGCTTGCTGGATATTGTCTATCCCAATTACAACTCTCCCACCCCGTCAATGGGAGTGATTCAACTTAAGCCAAACCTAAAAGAGGGTGATTTGACCCAGGGCTATAATGTCCCTCGTGGCAGTTCGTTTTTCACCCATATTGCCCCAGGTGAAACGACCCGTTGTGAATTTCGCAGTGGGCAGGATGTTGGATTATGGCCGCTGGAGATAACAGAAGCACGCCTAAGCTCCATTCCTCCCGATATGCCAAATCTGGAAAAGCACCGTATTGCCTATCATCGACTAAAGGGTGCCTTGCGCATTAAGCTAAAACTGGTCGGCGACCTGCAATTTTCGCAACTAGCAGGGTTAGATCGCCTGCCTATCTATATCAATGGTGACGAGAGGATAGTCTCTCACATCTTTGAACTTCTGCATGCCAGCCATGTTGCAACTATCATCCGTGCAGGGCACGGCGTGACAGCTGAAGATACCGTGATAAGCAATGACGCTCTTGCTTTTGAGGGGTTAAGCCCCGATCAAAGCCTGTTGCCACTGTCGTGGAATATTTTTCATGGCCATAACCTGATGCAGGAATACTTCACCTGCCGCCAGCGATTCTATTTTTTCACACTGACTCAGTTGTCCAAAAGTCTAAGCAATAATCACACCAACGAAGCGGAGATTATTATCTTACTGGACCGGTTGCCACAGGAGCTGGTGAGTCATGTTGCCCCCTCTCGCTTCCTATTGAACTGCACCCCGGTGATTAATCTATTCCAGAAGCGCATGGACAAGATTGAGATTAATCGTGCACTGAATGACTTTCACGTGGTGCCAGACCGAAGCCGACCGCTCGATTACGAAGTTTTCTCCATCACGAAAGTCTTTGGTCAACAAGCGGAAACCAGTAAAGAGGTGGTATTTAACCCCCTCTACCAAACCCGCCATTGCGACAATGGCAATTTTGGTCGCTATTTTTCCATTACCCGTAAGCCCAGAACGAGTCAGAACAATAAGCGTAAATATGACACTCGTACGCCTTATGCCAGTACTGAGGTCTTCGTTTCGCTGGTTGATCAACAAGAAGCGCCCTACGGCGATAACCTGCGGTATTTATCCATTGAGGCGCAGGTGACTAACCGAGATCTGCCGCGGTTGATTACCAGTAATGGCAATTTTGAATTAACCATGTCGGATTCAGCGCCAGTACACGGCGCGCACTTTGTATTTCAGCCCAGCCCCCCTCGGGCCCCTTTTGCGATAGATGAATCTGCCTGGCGGTTAATCCGTCAGCTCAGTTTTAACTACTTGCCATTATCTGATATGACTCATGCTAATGGGGGGGAGTCGCTACGTAACATGCTGCGTCTGTTTGTTAGCGCCTCAGATCTTGAATCGAATACCCAAATCGATGCACTGGTTGGCTGCAAAAGCGAGCCGGTAATCAGACGACTGCCCGGTAACGGCTTACTGGTTTATGGTCGTGGGATCTGTTGCACCTTGACCGTTGATGAAGAAGGGTTCTCCGGCATCAGTCCCTATCTGTTTGGCTTGATCATGGAAAACTATTTGGCACGCCACGCCGCGATCAATGTGTTTACCGAGACTGAACTGCACTCGATGCAAAGAGGACGTGTCGGTCAGTGGAAAGCCCGTCCTGGTCGCCGGGGAGTGCTGTAA
- the tssH gene encoding type VI secretion system ATPase TssH: MAITRKNLFGKLDATLFKGIESATTICKLRGNPYVELIHWLNQLWHQEDNDLKHIVRYFAVDVDAFERGLAQALARLPVGATSISDFSYHIELAIERAWVYASLECLDTRIRSGHLLLAMLTNMELRRALLAIAPEMEKIPLEHLSSDFNFITQASPETNEAATDGSPMYDGTLPGEASNAINGKSTATLAQYTTDLTALAREGKIDPVLGRNHEISTMVDILLRRRQNNPLLTGEAGVGKTAVVEGLALAIVAGEMPPALSQVSLLTLDVVALSAGASMKGEFEARLKNVLDEAMASPTPVILFIDEVHTLVGAGGNAGTGDAANLLKPALARGQLRTIGATTWSEFKRHIEKDPALTRRFQVLQVDEPDEDTAISMLRGLTPALEKHHGVWIMDEALQAAVRLSHRYIPARQLPDKAISLLDTACARVAVAQFSQPAELQQLTFQSETAQTELSSLEKAQHFGKGQDERTALLEATIAQHSAAANKLEQRWQAERELVTAITATRTVLYELVSQPTPDEEKRQQYQQQLAQLEEQLLLIRSAQPLVQAEVNATVIANIVADWTGIQVGQMLKDDIRAVMELPQRLEERVIGQPHALVQLSENIMTARAGMADPRKPLGVFMLVGPSGVGKTETALAIAESMYGGEQNLITINMSEYQESHTVSSLKGSPPGYVGYGEGGVLTEAVRRKPYSVVLLDEIEKAHSDVHELFFQVFDKGQMEDGEGRFIDFKNTILLLTSNVGSELLSNLFADPDTAPDQDGILSALQPELLKVFPAAFLGRVTVIPYLPLQQSALQHIVRLHLDRIGQRLQSQHQLTLQYSDVVVDDVVSRCSVAETGARMLIRYIEQNITPEIGKFILRDHDAIPNQIVFVDKVENKFTVSVLNEKINN; encoded by the coding sequence GTGGCTATTACAAGGAAAAATCTTTTCGGCAAACTGGATGCCACTCTTTTCAAAGGTATTGAAAGTGCGACAACGATTTGTAAATTGCGTGGCAACCCTTATGTAGAATTGATTCATTGGTTGAACCAACTTTGGCATCAAGAAGATAACGATCTTAAACATATTGTTCGCTATTTTGCTGTTGACGTAGATGCTTTTGAACGTGGCCTGGCTCAAGCACTTGCCCGCTTGCCCGTCGGTGCGACCAGTATTTCAGATTTTTCATACCATATAGAATTAGCCATCGAACGGGCATGGGTGTACGCCAGCCTGGAGTGTTTAGATACACGTATTCGCAGCGGACATTTGTTGCTGGCAATGCTAACCAATATGGAATTGCGCCGGGCACTGTTGGCTATTGCTCCAGAAATGGAAAAAATTCCACTGGAGCATTTGAGCAGCGATTTTAACTTTATTACGCAGGCATCGCCGGAAACCAATGAAGCGGCCACCGATGGTAGCCCAATGTATGACGGCACATTACCGGGTGAAGCCAGTAATGCTATTAACGGCAAAAGTACCGCGACATTGGCGCAGTACACCACGGATCTGACTGCATTAGCTCGTGAAGGCAAGATAGACCCGGTACTGGGGCGCAACCATGAAATCAGTACGATGGTGGATATTTTACTGCGTCGTCGACAAAACAACCCGTTGCTCACTGGTGAAGCTGGCGTGGGTAAAACGGCCGTAGTTGAAGGTCTGGCACTGGCCATTGTCGCGGGTGAAATGCCTCCCGCACTGAGTCAGGTGAGTCTGCTAACCCTGGATGTTGTGGCTCTTTCGGCGGGTGCCAGCATGAAAGGCGAGTTTGAAGCACGCCTGAAGAATGTCTTAGACGAAGCAATGGCTTCACCAACGCCTGTCATCCTGTTTATAGATGAAGTTCACACTCTGGTCGGTGCGGGGGGAAATGCAGGAACCGGTGATGCAGCTAATTTACTCAAACCGGCACTGGCGCGCGGTCAATTGCGCACCATTGGCGCGACAACCTGGAGTGAGTTTAAACGCCATATTGAAAAGGATCCGGCGCTAACTCGTCGTTTCCAGGTACTTCAGGTCGATGAACCTGATGAAGATACTGCTATTTCGATGCTGCGTGGATTGACTCCGGCGTTAGAGAAGCACCACGGCGTATGGATCATGGATGAAGCCTTGCAAGCTGCGGTGCGATTATCGCATCGTTATATCCCTGCGCGCCAGTTACCGGATAAAGCGATTAGCTTGCTTGACACCGCTTGTGCACGTGTTGCCGTCGCACAATTCTCACAACCGGCAGAATTGCAGCAATTGACTTTCCAGAGTGAAACCGCGCAAACCGAGTTGTCATCGCTGGAAAAAGCCCAACATTTCGGCAAAGGGCAGGACGAGCGCACAGCACTGTTAGAAGCCACGATTGCCCAACATTCAGCCGCGGCAAACAAGCTTGAACAACGTTGGCAGGCAGAGCGTGAATTGGTTACTGCCATTACGGCTACGCGAACGGTGCTGTATGAACTGGTGTCGCAACCCACGCCTGATGAAGAAAAACGCCAGCAGTATCAGCAGCAATTGGCGCAACTTGAAGAGCAATTATTGCTTATTCGCAGTGCGCAGCCTTTGGTACAAGCTGAGGTTAATGCAACCGTGATCGCCAACATTGTTGCGGATTGGACCGGGATTCAAGTAGGGCAAATGCTCAAAGACGATATTCGTGCCGTGATGGAGCTACCGCAACGTCTCGAAGAGCGAGTGATTGGTCAGCCGCATGCATTAGTCCAGTTGAGCGAAAATATTATGACTGCACGTGCGGGGATGGCAGACCCAAGGAAACCGCTGGGTGTCTTTATGTTGGTTGGCCCTTCCGGGGTGGGTAAAACAGAAACGGCATTGGCCATTGCGGAAAGTATGTATGGTGGTGAGCAAAACCTTATCACAATTAATATGAGCGAATACCAAGAGTCACACACGGTTTCCTCATTAAAAGGCTCGCCTCCAGGCTACGTGGGATACGGCGAAGGTGGTGTATTAACCGAGGCAGTACGGCGTAAACCTTATAGTGTTGTGCTGTTAGATGAAATTGAAAAAGCACATTCAGATGTCCATGAACTGTTCTTCCAGGTATTTGATAAAGGCCAGATGGAAGATGGCGAAGGACGGTTTATTGATTTTAAAAACACTATTTTGCTGTTAACCAGCAATGTGGGTAGCGAATTATTAAGTAACTTATTTGCTGATCCAGATACTGCTCCCGATCAAGATGGAATATTAAGTGCGTTGCAACCTGAATTGCTGAAAGTATTCCCCGCCGCATTTTTGGGTCGCGTCACTGTGATTCCTTATTTGCCGCTCCAGCAGAGCGCGTTGCAGCATATTGTTCGATTACATTTAGATCGTATCGGCCAGCGTTTGCAGTCTCAGCATCAGCTGACGTTGCAATACAGTGATGTGGTCGTTGACGATGTAGTTAGCCGCTGCTCAGTAGCAGAAACAGGCGCCCGTATGCTTATTCGTTATATTGAACAGAATATTACACCTGAAATTGGTAAATTTATTTTACGTGACCACGACGCAATACCTAACCAGATCGTGTTCGTCGATAAAGTCGAAAATAAATTCACGGTTTCTGTGCTGAATGAAAAGATAAATAATTAA
- a CDS encoding fimbrial protein produces the protein MRKVNLAVCALALAVSSTTAFAASNGTVTFNGLLQDDTCQIETGTENVLVTLPTLSTSVLAKSGDQEGSTNFTISVVDCPVAVTKVSAHFNAINSDGVNPTTGNLTNSTTGGATGAEVRLYNLDSTSSQIRVGDTGAAFDVTPGTGADPKGTTTLSYAGGYYATAATTPGIVTAKVQYVLSYN, from the coding sequence ATGCGTAAAGTAAATCTGGCTGTATGTGCACTGGCTTTGGCTGTTTCTTCAACAACTGCTTTTGCTGCCTCAAATGGTACAGTTACCTTCAACGGTTTGTTGCAAGATGATACTTGCCAGATTGAAACAGGTACTGAAAATGTGCTGGTAACACTGCCAACGCTTTCTACTAGCGTTCTGGCAAAATCTGGTGATCAAGAGGGTTCCACAAACTTCACTATTTCTGTCGTGGATTGCCCAGTAGCTGTGACCAAAGTTTCTGCTCACTTCAACGCAATCAACAGTGACGGTGTTAACCCAACTACCGGTAACCTGACCAATAGCACTACTGGTGGAGCAACTGGTGCTGAAGTACGTCTTTATAACCTGGATAGCACTAGCTCACAAATCCGTGTGGGTGATACTGGTGCAGCATTTGATGTGACTCCAGGTACTGGTGCTGATCCTAAAGGTACCACGACTCTGTCTTACGCTGGTGGTTACTATGCAACTGCAGCAACCACTCCAGGTATCGTGACTGCTAAAGTTCAATACGTACTGTCTTATAATTAA
- a CDS encoding fimbria/pilus periplasmic chaperone, giving the protein MFYKTIILVLSLIVGNIPTYAAMTISGTRVIFPAAQKEVNVRTNNKGTEPALVQVWVDDGSSNAKINNVTVPFIVTPPVFRVESGKGQSVRMIYNGMALPQDKESVFWFNMLEIPAVQKDSADKNKLELAFRTRIKIFYRPTALNSSSAEQAEKLQWELVNDSQKGQGVKVTNPSPYYFSFDSGSVTAGGKKVELKTDMLAPLSTSVFYPNSKVSGISTMSYKLLNDYGAAIDGNISFAQGKGVVVKK; this is encoded by the coding sequence ATGTTTTATAAAACGATTATTTTAGTGTTGTCGCTGATTGTTGGCAACATCCCAACGTATGCTGCTATGACCATCAGTGGTACACGTGTGATATTCCCAGCGGCTCAGAAAGAAGTCAATGTACGCACGAATAATAAAGGCACAGAGCCCGCGTTAGTACAGGTCTGGGTTGATGATGGAAGTAGTAATGCCAAAATAAATAATGTCACTGTTCCCTTTATTGTGACGCCGCCGGTGTTTCGTGTTGAGAGCGGCAAAGGGCAAAGTGTCCGTATGATTTATAATGGCATGGCCTTACCGCAAGATAAAGAATCGGTCTTCTGGTTTAACATGCTAGAAATACCAGCAGTGCAAAAAGACAGTGCTGATAAAAATAAATTGGAATTGGCATTTCGTACCCGAATTAAAATTTTCTATCGACCAACAGCGTTAAATAGCAGCAGTGCAGAACAAGCTGAAAAGCTGCAATGGGAATTGGTTAACGATAGTCAAAAAGGTCAGGGCGTAAAAGTAACAAACCCGTCACCTTATTATTTTTCATTTGACTCAGGCAGTGTGACTGCTGGTGGGAAAAAAGTTGAACTGAAGACAGATATGCTGGCACCACTTTCCACTTCGGTTTTTTACCCTAACAGCAAAGTTTCAGGTATTTCAACAATGAGCTACAAGTTATTAAATGATTACGGTGCAGCGATTGATGGAAATATATCTTTTGCACAAGGTAAAGGAGTGGTTGTTAAAAAATAA
- a CDS encoding fimbria/pilus outer membrane usher protein: MNENNETEITAVEFNPDFIRGSGIDVARFMNENPVSPGVYDVMVIVNGKMNGKHSIRFESVAGESTAEPCFKLDQLDALGLRIELNGSTKIASDVKDAAKDQCYNLRDLIKDSSTRYNSGDFELSITVPQFNLVKHPRGYISPSLWDAGAPVGFLDYNSNVYGVFNGNRDDGSKSNSYNANIGLITGLNLGEWRLRKRLNTRWNNDGGAQTQNLYGFAATDVTSLKSQLTLGDSDTRGSLFEGFGLRGVQLASDNRMLAEGIRNYSPVIRGVAETNARVTVTQRGQTIYETVVTPGAFELADIGTMSYGGDLEMTVTESDGRTRSQRIPFSAPPMLLYQGVSQFDIAAGRLNDNTVNANPTIVQGAYYYGLGNTYTLYSGAQLAENYSSVGIGNAFNTQIGGISFDVTHARSELSDDRRSSGNSYKVDYTKYVGETDTNLTLAAYRYSSNGFYTFREASQDHYGSINANSAFDSRTRNRLSVSVSQRVADNMSLNLNSSFYSYWGGQDASQQYAVTFNHSLRYFSYALTAMRTSNSSYISSYDNSSNNDYQNSYMASISIPLGGSIVKRPLFNTLYSMASHDDAGNTLVQMNASGSQGDQSELGYGVGTSYSSGNDTAASKTVAGNLSYKTGVGQYGMTASANNSSSRQLSASANGSLVAHQGGVTIGPRLGDAPFAIVHAEGAAGAKLFNGNGATIDSRGYAIMPSMTAYRENTVAIDYKELPDSVDVLESQKVVVPRTGAMIPVTMKTITGAPLVLIVRDENKEFLPIGTDLLDADGVSQGIVGQGGMAFIRGWGTGSQPLQVIRNGGKDKCRIHSGTEANVTAKAESTHITQLEVVCLRG, encoded by the coding sequence GTGAATGAAAATAATGAGACTGAAATTACCGCAGTAGAATTTAATCCTGATTTTATTCGCGGTTCGGGGATTGATGTAGCACGGTTTATGAATGAAAACCCGGTATCCCCCGGAGTTTATGATGTGATGGTTATCGTTAATGGCAAGATGAACGGAAAGCACAGTATTCGCTTTGAATCCGTTGCCGGCGAATCCACCGCTGAACCCTGTTTTAAATTGGATCAGCTTGATGCATTGGGTCTGAGAATCGAGCTGAATGGTTCGACCAAGATAGCGAGTGATGTAAAAGACGCGGCGAAAGATCAATGCTACAACTTACGAGATTTAATTAAAGACAGCAGTACGCGTTATAACTCAGGGGACTTTGAGCTTTCAATTACGGTTCCACAGTTTAATTTAGTGAAACATCCTCGTGGCTATATTAGCCCCAGTTTGTGGGATGCAGGTGCCCCAGTTGGTTTCCTGGATTATAACAGCAATGTTTATGGCGTTTTTAACGGTAATAGAGATGACGGATCAAAGTCGAATTCTTATAACGCCAACATTGGCTTGATTACCGGTCTCAATCTTGGTGAGTGGCGGTTAAGAAAACGTCTTAATACCCGTTGGAACAACGATGGTGGTGCGCAAACCCAGAATTTATATGGTTTTGCGGCCACGGATGTCACTTCGCTGAAGAGTCAGTTAACTCTGGGGGATAGCGATACCCGCGGAAGTTTATTTGAGGGGTTTGGTTTACGGGGTGTTCAACTGGCATCCGATAACCGAATGTTAGCGGAAGGGATTCGAAATTACTCACCAGTGATACGGGGAGTGGCGGAAACCAACGCCAGAGTCACGGTGACTCAGCGTGGACAGACGATATATGAAACAGTCGTTACGCCGGGGGCGTTCGAACTGGCTGATATCGGCACCATGTCATACGGTGGTGATTTAGAAATGACGGTGACCGAATCTGATGGCCGTACCCGTAGCCAAAGAATTCCGTTTTCAGCGCCGCCGATGTTGCTTTACCAAGGGGTATCCCAGTTTGATATCGCTGCTGGCCGATTGAATGATAATACGGTAAATGCGAATCCGACGATTGTACAAGGTGCGTATTACTACGGTCTTGGCAACACTTATACGCTGTATAGCGGAGCGCAGCTGGCAGAGAATTATAGTTCAGTGGGGATTGGTAACGCATTTAATACCCAAATTGGGGGGATTTCATTTGATGTCACCCACGCAAGAAGTGAATTGAGTGATGACCGCCGTTCATCAGGTAATAGTTACAAAGTTGACTATACCAAATACGTTGGTGAGACCGATACCAACCTGACATTGGCGGCATATAGATACTCATCCAACGGTTTTTATACTTTTAGGGAAGCGAGTCAGGATCACTACGGCAGCATAAACGCTAACAGCGCTTTTGATTCTCGTACCCGCAACCGTTTATCGGTAAGTGTTTCTCAGCGGGTCGCTGACAATATGTCGCTGAACCTGAATAGTAGTTTTTATAGTTACTGGGGAGGGCAGGATGCGTCGCAGCAGTATGCCGTGACCTTTAATCATTCGCTGCGTTATTTCTCTTATGCGCTGACGGCAATGCGAACCAGTAATAGCAGTTACATCAGTAGTTATGACAATAGCAGTAATAACGATTACCAAAACAGTTACATGGCGTCTATTAGCATCCCACTGGGTGGCAGTATCGTGAAGCGACCATTGTTTAACACATTGTATTCAATGGCCAGCCATGATGATGCAGGTAATACGCTAGTGCAGATGAATGCCAGTGGTAGTCAGGGTGATCAGAGTGAGCTGGGTTATGGTGTCGGGACGTCGTACAGCAGTGGCAATGACACTGCCGCGAGTAAGACGGTGGCTGGTAACCTGAGTTACAAGACTGGGGTAGGGCAGTACGGGATGACGGCATCAGCGAATAACAGCTCATCTCGCCAGTTGTCTGCCTCTGCCAACGGCAGTTTAGTTGCTCACCAGGGAGGAGTAACTATCGGCCCACGTCTTGGCGATGCACCTTTTGCCATCGTGCATGCTGAAGGCGCTGCGGGAGCTAAGTTGTTTAACGGCAACGGAGCAACAATTGATAGTCGTGGCTATGCCATTATGCCGTCGATGACTGCATACCGTGAAAATACAGTGGCGATTGATTACAAAGAATTACCTGATTCGGTAGATGTACTGGAGAGTCAAAAAGTAGTGGTGCCGAGAACAGGAGCAATGATCCCGGTCACGATGAAGACTATTACCGGCGCACCATTAGTTCTTATCGTCAGGGATGAAAATAAAGAGTTTCTTCCTATTGGCACGGATCTATTGGATGCGGATGGTGTGAGTCAGGGGATTGTCGGACAAGGTGGTATGGCCTTTATTCGCGGTTGGGGGACGGGTTCACAACCCCTGCAAGTCATCAGAAATGGTGGTAAAGATAAATGCCGTATTCACTCAGGCACGGAAGCAAATGTTACAGCGAAGGCAGAAAGTACGCATATAACACAGTTGGAGGTGGTATGTCTTCGTGGTTAA
- a CDS encoding fimbrial protein — MSSWLKSNVVLKLLSFLLLLATAFIARQPAQAASACAGAADCKVQVSFTGEYLEDTCEVSIDGGSSSESVLLPTLSTTELKTDKAEAGKKQFQIALNKCPVNRTVSLRFIAAGATMPDATTGNLQNEVADDFSKSAQVRLSKAAGQQMVVGDENSVQEYVISSSGADVTHYFLAGYYAKGTNTVTPGQVRATAGIELVYK, encoded by the coding sequence ATGTCTTCGTGGTTAAAAAGTAATGTTGTACTGAAACTTTTATCGTTTCTGCTATTGCTGGCTACGGCTTTTATCGCGCGCCAGCCCGCTCAGGCAGCCAGTGCATGTGCTGGAGCGGCAGATTGTAAAGTTCAGGTTTCATTTACCGGTGAGTATCTGGAAGATACCTGTGAAGTCAGTATTGATGGCGGTTCTTCTTCAGAGTCAGTTTTATTACCGACTTTGTCGACCACCGAATTAAAAACTGATAAAGCAGAAGCGGGTAAAAAGCAATTTCAAATTGCGCTGAATAAATGTCCGGTAAATAGAACAGTGTCATTACGCTTTATAGCTGCTGGCGCTACCATGCCGGATGCAACAACCGGAAATTTACAGAATGAAGTGGCTGATGATTTCAGCAAAAGCGCGCAAGTCAGATTAAGTAAAGCTGCAGGGCAACAAATGGTGGTTGGCGATGAAAATAGTGTACAGGAATATGTTATTTCCAGTTCCGGTGCAGATGTCACACACTATTTTTTAGCGGGTTATTATGCAAAAGGTACGAATACGGTAACCCCAGGGCAGGTTAGAGCAACTGCTGGCATAGAGTTAGTTTATAAATAG